One window from the genome of Streptococcus parasanguinis encodes:
- the nth gene encoding endonuclease III, which produces MVLSKKRARHVIEEIIALFPDAKPSLDFRNHFELLVAVMLSAQTTDAAVNKATPGLFAAFPTPQAMAAASEADIAKHISKLGLYRNKAKFLKKCAQQLLDNFDGQVPQTREELESLAGVGRKTANVVMSVGFGIPAFAVDTHVERICKHHDIVKKSATPLEVEKRVMDVLPKSEWLAAHQAMIYFGRAICHPKNPECDQYPQLYHFD; this is translated from the coding sequence ATGGTTTTATCAAAGAAACGGGCACGACATGTGATTGAAGAAATTATCGCCCTCTTTCCAGATGCTAAGCCAAGTCTGGATTTTCGTAATCATTTTGAATTACTAGTAGCAGTCATGCTCTCAGCTCAGACGACAGACGCGGCTGTTAACAAAGCGACACCAGGTTTGTTTGCGGCTTTTCCAACCCCGCAAGCCATGGCAGCAGCCAGTGAAGCTGATATCGCCAAGCATATTTCTAAATTAGGCCTCTATCGAAATAAGGCCAAATTTCTCAAAAAATGTGCCCAGCAATTGCTAGATAACTTTGATGGTCAAGTGCCTCAGACTCGTGAAGAGTTAGAAAGTCTAGCAGGAGTAGGACGCAAGACAGCCAATGTGGTCATGAGTGTAGGTTTTGGTATTCCAGCTTTTGCTGTCGATACCCATGTGGAGCGGATCTGCAAGCACCATGATATTGTCAAGAAATCAGCGACGCCATTAGAAGTTGAAAAGCGTGTCATGGATGTTCTGCCAAAGAGCGAATGGCTAGCTGCCCATCAAGCCATGATTTATTTTGGACGGGCTATTTGCCATCCTAAAAATCCTGAATGTGACCAGTACCCACAACTCTATCATTTTGATTAG
- a CDS encoding bleomycin resistance protein, which translates to MNFNAVIPEFIVSNIEQSRSFYCDLLGFTIEYGRPEENFLFLSLEECQLMIEEGSKEELAELTYPFGRGVNISFGIKDVPRLYQKVIESNYPIHRPLIKRKFRVGDHYIYPHEFAVLDPDGYFLRFSE; encoded by the coding sequence ATGAATTTCAATGCAGTGATTCCTGAGTTTATTGTATCGAATATAGAGCAGTCCCGTTCCTTCTACTGTGATTTACTGGGTTTTACCATCGAATACGGGCGACCAGAAGAGAACTTCCTCTTTCTTTCTCTTGAAGAGTGCCAGCTCATGATAGAGGAGGGGAGTAAGGAGGAACTAGCTGAACTGACCTACCCCTTTGGTCGTGGAGTTAATATCTCCTTCGGCATAAAAGATGTCCCTAGACTCTATCAAAAAGTAATCGAGTCTAACTATCCAATTCATCGCCCATTAATTAAAAGAAAATTTCGTGTTGGTGATCATTATATCTATCCTCATGAATTTGCAGTTCTGGATCCAGATGGCTATTTTTTAAGATTTAGTGAATAA
- a CDS encoding peptide ABC transporter substrate-binding protein: MKAKKLLALAGVSVAGAFFLAACGGGSSNQATYSFVYSADPNTLDYIAATRTTTSDVTSNLVDGLLENDRYGNFVPSLAEDWTVSEDGLTYTYKLRKDAKWYTSEGEEYGAVTAQDFVTGIKHAVESKSEGLFLIQNSIKGLDAYVKGETKDFNTVGVKALDDHTIQYTLVRPESFWNSKTTSGVLFPVNADFLKSQGKDFGSLKPSSILYNGPFYLKSLTSKSEIELVKNKDYYDAKNVHIDNVKLTFNDGSNPDSIIKNFEKGQYSFASVMPNSSTYKSVKKNFGDNIVYGLQLGTSYYLGFNLDRQKYDHTAKTTDEQKASTKKAILNKDFRQAVNFGFDRKSYAAQVSGSDAAENTLRSTLVPPTYVQVNGEDFGKVVEKQLVTYGDQWKGVSLDDGQTSLYNPEKAKASFAKAKAELQKQGVQFPIHLDYIVSQVDNSMVQQASSFKQSVESALGADNVVVDLQKVSDDDFQNITYFSDTAAARDYDISGGGWAPDYQDPSTYLESISPVNGSVFYYLGIDAGSNNPAIATVGLDQYANMLKDADAELLDQGKRYEKYAAAQAWLTDSSITLPTVSNGGSPMLQRTVPYSRAASWVGTKGTGTFYKYLEMSKDVVTTKDFNKAKEEWLKKKAESNKKAQEDLKDHIEKKK, translated from the coding sequence ATGAAAGCAAAAAAACTGTTAGCTCTTGCAGGAGTTTCTGTTGCAGGTGCCTTTTTCTTAGCAGCGTGTGGCGGTGGTAGTAGCAATCAAGCAACTTACTCATTCGTCTATTCAGCGGATCCAAATACCTTGGATTACATCGCTGCAACTCGTACAACAACTTCAGATGTCACAAGTAACCTTGTAGATGGTCTTCTTGAAAACGACCGATACGGAAACTTTGTGCCAAGCCTAGCAGAAGATTGGACTGTCTCTGAAGATGGATTAACCTATACTTACAAACTTCGTAAGGATGCCAAATGGTATACGAGTGAAGGGGAAGAATATGGTGCTGTAACGGCTCAAGACTTTGTTACAGGGATCAAACACGCGGTTGAGTCTAAATCAGAAGGTCTTTTCTTGATTCAAAATTCGATCAAAGGTTTGGATGCCTACGTAAAAGGGGAAACCAAAGACTTTAACACAGTTGGTGTCAAAGCCTTAGACGACCACACCATCCAATATACTTTGGTTCGTCCAGAAAGCTTCTGGAACTCAAAAACAACCTCAGGTGTTCTTTTCCCAGTCAATGCGGATTTCTTGAAATCGCAAGGAAAAGATTTTGGTTCGTTGAAACCTAGCAGCATCTTATACAATGGTCCATTCTACTTGAAATCATTGACTTCAAAATCTGAGATTGAATTGGTCAAGAACAAAGACTATTACGATGCGAAAAATGTTCATATCGATAATGTCAAATTGACCTTTAACGATGGATCAAACCCAGATTCTATCATTAAGAACTTTGAAAAAGGTCAATATTCCTTTGCATCTGTTATGCCAAACAGCTCGACTTATAAGAGTGTCAAGAAAAACTTTGGCGACAACATTGTCTACGGTTTGCAATTAGGAACATCCTACTATCTTGGATTCAACTTGGACCGTCAAAAGTATGACCACACTGCCAAAACTACGGATGAACAAAAAGCTTCTACCAAGAAAGCAATCCTGAACAAGGACTTCCGTCAAGCGGTGAACTTTGGTTTTGACCGCAAATCATATGCGGCACAAGTATCTGGATCTGATGCGGCTGAAAATACCCTTCGTAGCACTTTGGTGCCACCAACATATGTTCAAGTCAATGGAGAAGATTTTGGTAAGGTCGTTGAAAAACAATTGGTTACCTATGGGGATCAATGGAAGGGTGTGAGCCTGGACGATGGTCAAACAAGCCTTTACAATCCAGAAAAAGCCAAAGCTTCATTTGCGAAAGCCAAAGCTGAATTGCAAAAACAAGGAGTTCAATTCCCAATTCATTTGGACTACATTGTCAGCCAAGTGGACAACAGCATGGTCCAACAAGCTAGCTCCTTCAAACAATCTGTAGAGTCAGCGCTTGGTGCAGACAATGTCGTTGTGGACCTTCAAAAGGTATCGGATGATGATTTCCAAAATATCACCTACTTCAGCGATACAGCGGCTGCGAGAGATTATGACATCTCAGGCGGTGGTTGGGCTCCTGACTACCAAGACCCATCGACTTACCTCGAAAGTATCAGCCCAGTAAATGGTTCTGTCTTCTACTATCTTGGTATTGATGCAGGTTCAAACAACCCAGCCATTGCAACAGTTGGGTTGGATCAATACGCTAACATGTTGAAAGACGCCGATGCTGAATTGTTGGATCAAGGAAAACGCTATGAAAAATATGCAGCAGCGCAAGCATGGTTGACAGATAGCTCGATTACGCTTCCAACTGTTTCAAATGGTGGTTCTCCAATGCTTCAACGGACCGTACCATACAGCCGTGCTGCTTCATGGGTTGGTACAAAAGGAACAGGAACATTCTACAAATACCTTGAAATGTCTAAAGATGTTGTCACAACAAAAGACTTTAACAAGGCCAAAGAAGAATGGTTGAAGAAAAAAGCAGAATCCAATAAAAAAGCTCAAGAAGATCTCAAAGATCACATTGAGAAGAAAAAATAA
- a CDS encoding exodeoxyribonuclease III — protein sequence MKLISWNIDSLNAALTSDSARAKLSQEVLQTLVAEDADIIAIQETKLSAKGPTKKHLEILEELFPQYENTWRSSQESARKGYAGTMFLYKKELSPIVTFPEIGAPSTMDLEGRIITLEFDGFFVTQVYTPNAGDGLKRLAERQVWDVKYAEYLADLDKEKPVLATGDYNVAHKEIDLANPASNRRSPGFTDEEREGFTNLLAKGFTDTFRHVHGDVPERYTWWAQRSKTSKINNTGWRIDYWLTSNRIADKVTKSDMIDSGARQDHTPIVLEIDL from the coding sequence ATGAAACTCATTTCATGGAATATCGACTCGCTTAATGCTGCATTGACCAGCGATTCAGCACGTGCTAAACTCTCTCAAGAAGTCCTTCAAACCTTGGTCGCTGAGGATGCAGATATCATTGCCATTCAAGAAACCAAGTTATCCGCCAAAGGACCTACTAAAAAACACCTCGAAATTCTTGAGGAACTCTTTCCGCAATATGAAAACACCTGGCGTTCTTCTCAAGAGTCGGCTCGTAAAGGCTACGCTGGGACTATGTTCCTCTACAAAAAAGAGCTCTCCCCTATTGTGACTTTCCCAGAGATCGGTGCTCCTTCGACCATGGACTTGGAAGGCCGGATCATTACTCTGGAATTTGATGGCTTCTTTGTAACACAAGTCTATACTCCTAATGCCGGTGATGGCCTCAAACGCCTAGCAGAACGCCAAGTATGGGATGTCAAATATGCTGAATATTTGGCTGACTTAGACAAAGAAAAACCTGTCCTTGCTACTGGAGACTACAACGTGGCCCACAAGGAAATCGACCTTGCCAACCCTGCCAGCAACCGTCGTTCACCAGGTTTCACAGACGAAGAACGCGAAGGATTTACAAATCTTTTGGCCAAAGGATTTACAGATACCTTCCGCCATGTCCATGGTGATGTCCCAGAACGCTACACTTGGTGGGCACAACGTAGCAAGACATCAAAAATCAACAACACAGGCTGGAGAATCGACTATTGGTTGACCTCAAACCGCATTGCTGACAAGGTCACTAAATCAGATATGATTGACTCAGGCGCTCGTCAAGATCATACACCAATTGTATTAGAAATTGATTTGTAA
- a CDS encoding 5'-methylthioadenosine/adenosylhomocysteine nucleosidase, with the protein MKIGIIAAMPQELKILVEALENGEKHLRLGKVYYTGSIGRHEVVLVESGIGKVMSAMSVAVLANDFKVEAIINTGSAGAVAPGMAVGDIVLANKLAYYDVDVTAFGYKYGQMAGQPLYFESSRYFVSEMKKVLEEEAATTHVGLITTGDSFIASEEKVAAIREHFPEVLAVEMEGTAVAQAAHAAGRPFMVIRAMSDTADHAANISFDEFIGEAGERSARTLITFLKRLV; encoded by the coding sequence ATGAAAATTGGAATTATCGCAGCCATGCCCCAGGAGTTGAAGATCTTGGTTGAAGCCCTTGAAAATGGGGAAAAGCATCTGCGTCTTGGAAAAGTCTACTATACAGGATCGATTGGACGTCATGAGGTCGTTTTGGTGGAAAGTGGTATCGGAAAAGTCATGTCTGCTATGAGTGTAGCAGTCTTGGCCAATGATTTTAAAGTGGAAGCCATCATCAATACGGGTTCTGCAGGTGCCGTTGCCCCAGGGATGGCTGTTGGAGATATCGTTCTTGCGAACAAATTGGCCTATTATGATGTGGATGTGACAGCCTTTGGCTATAAGTATGGTCAAATGGCAGGTCAACCGCTTTACTTTGAATCCAGTCGCTATTTTGTATCAGAAATGAAAAAAGTTCTGGAAGAAGAAGCTGCAACCACACATGTGGGCTTGATTACAACAGGAGATAGCTTTATCGCGAGTGAAGAAAAAGTCGCAGCCATTCGGGAGCATTTTCCAGAAGTCTTGGCAGTTGAGATGGAAGGGACAGCCGTTGCTCAAGCCGCTCACGCAGCTGGACGTCCCTTTATGGTTATTCGAGCTATGAGTGATACGGCAGATCACGCAGCCAATATCTCTTTTGATGAATTTATCGGGGAAGCTGGCGAACGCTCTGCTCGAACCCTGATTACCTTCTTGAAGAGATTGGTGTAA
- the macP gene encoding cell wall synthase accessory phosphoprotein MacP, producing MGKPLLTDEMIERARRGEDITGPKMVDAEETKIIRTDHRGFGYERPMRESRMERPQERYSQDTVQIQVEPTVTKSRRIEERKQSVVQSKLNKILFWIIVLLIALIIAIWRL from the coding sequence ATGGGAAAACCTTTATTAACCGATGAAATGATTGAACGAGCAAGGCGAGGTGAGGACATCACCGGTCCTAAAATGGTCGATGCGGAAGAGACGAAAATTATTCGGACAGACCACAGAGGATTTGGCTATGAACGTCCTATGAGAGAGAGTCGTATGGAGCGTCCACAAGAGCGTTATTCTCAGGATACTGTGCAGATCCAAGTGGAGCCCACAGTGACCAAGAGTCGTCGCATTGAAGAACGCAAACAAAGTGTGGTCCAATCCAAACTCAATAAGATTTTGTTCTGGATCATTGTGCTCCTCATTGCCCTGATTATTGCTATTTGGCGTCTATAA